gaaattaaaataaatcaataaattacggatatatacataatacatatacatatacataatacATATACATAATGTatatacggatatatacataatcagtcaatcttacttattgagcacttactgtgtgcacaacactgtactgagcccttgggagagtaccatataacgattaacagacacattccctgcccataacaaacttatagtctagaggggagacaaacattaatataaatatattatagataagtgctggggggtgtggTGAGTAAAAAAGAGAGgaagtaagggtgacacagaagggagtgggaaaagggaaatgagggcttatggaaggcctcttggaggagatgtgcttgcagtaaggctttgaagatgggaagagtaattgtcagatatggaaatggaaggcattccaggcctccAGGTACAGTTTTAATAGTCAATTTCCAAAGTACTGAGTGAGACACAACATTAGATTCCATGCCTTGCCTTCTGTTGTGCTCTGCtcttgatttccatttttaaGAGTCCACGGTTTGATGGAATACTAAAATCGAACCTCTCCCATTTCATTATGACCAACTGAGTTccctgtatttatggagtgcattGAACTACCATGGAATCCGTCGTTATTTTGCTCAAAGCTTACATTTAATTTGGTACTCTTTGCAAGGCTAATTGAATTTAAGATGCTGACTGTAAGTAGAGTGGGAGCAGGCAGAAtttcagtttatagatgaggcaactgaagtataGAGAGTTAAGAACCTTGCCCTAAGTATTCAGTGATAATCCTAGATTTAGAAGCCAGGAGCCTCGATAATCTTGGTTTGTGCCAAGACCACATGCAATGCCATTAGTAAATTTGACCTCTGGTCTTTCAGCCTGGGATTCTGCCTTCAACAGAGGTATACGGATATGTACAGGAGTGGAGGGAagcaagctcactgttggcagggagcatgtctaccaactctgttttactgtactctcaagtgcctagtgcctctctgcacacagtaaatactcaataaataccaatgatcgagtgattgactgatggctgCTCTCCTTCCCAATTTGTAGAGGTTCATCCAGACTGCTTTCCTCTCTTGATATACACTTTCAAATTGGGAACCTGTTCATACTTAAAATACAGTGATTTGCAGTtcaaactgggaagcagcgtggccttagtggaaaaaacatgggcctgagagtcagaagacttcggttcaaatccctgctttgccatttgcctgctgtgtggccttgggcaagtcacttaacttctctctgcctcatttaaaatgggtattaagtacctgttcttcctcctccctaggctgaaaaggccaagtggaaaagggacactgtccaacttgtttatcttgtatctacccctcttcttggcacatagtaagggcttaaaaaataccaccaccaccatcataacTGCAGCACACAATGTGAGTTATTGCAATGTTAGATGCTACTAGGGAAATTGAATCTCAAATTAAGAGGTTTATAGGAAAAATTCAACACAAGCGTTTGGGGGTAAGATACTGCTCTAATAATTGTTAGATTGCATATGTAGCTGTCCTGTGGTCCTTTTGGCTAAATTAACAATTTAAAACAGAGAATCCAAAATGTAGACTAAGGGATATATGAACAGAAATGATATACTCCTTTTCCAATCACTCCACTTCTAAACTCTGTGTTTTCTCCTCCTAGGGTCTCTTTTTAGAAACTGTaaatgttttttgggggtttttttaatcaaGAATCCTACTAGAAGATACTTGAAGCTTCTCTTCTTAAAACAGTATGAATCTGTGAGCCAAATTAACCTCCAAGTCCAAAAATAGAAATTCACCATTTATTACCTGTTTCTCCAATGCCACGCACAGACCAAGATCAGAATGAGGGTAGTGAGGACCATGACCAACACCGGTACTAGGACTGCTGCCAACGCtacatctgaaattcattttcaaaCTCAGATAAATCAGCCACAAAAAGCTGGCCAAGCCAATATCAATTTATATAGAGATTCAGCCTGCCATCTGAAAGTTATGAAAGCCACCGTCTCAAAATACTGTTGATTCTAAAGTAAAGGAAGAAAATGCATGAAACATGAAGCTAGCATTGATTTTCAGAAAAAGCTTATGCTTATTTCTATGGACACATATGACAGTTTTTTCTTCTTTCTAATGAAAATTAACATCAAATTTCTTCAGTTTCTAAACTTCTACTCACAGTTGTTTAAACCCTCCCTTAATTCTTGATGAAGGGAATTCTAGATGAAGGGCTGAAACAAACCTGACCCAAAAGCCTTGGCTAGCTTAAATCCTTTCAGCACACACTGCTTTCCACCAAAGAACAGGTTAGCAGTGTGTTATGTATTTTTCAGTTGAGATCAAGAAAACCCAGAGTAGAAGAGGTGATGACCCAAAATTGGAATAGTGACGAGAGACCCCTTCACTACAATACATGTTCATTTAGATTTGTCTTTCATAATTATACTTTTTTTATTCCAATTCCCCTGGTAAATAGTCGAACACCATTAAACACAAGGCTCAAAAAGCAGGGGTCCATCACTGCTAGAACAGTGGTGAAGCTTGAGAAATATTAGCTAATGGTTCCCTGCCATCTggaaagacagaggaaagaagcaaggagacagaacagagcaAACACGACAAACTCAGCCAAACTGTCAACAAACAATCAGAAGCTTCTGCAATTTTTTTCCATCCTAAGTTGAATTCAACCTGAGGGCATATACAAGCCTTCTGTTGGAGAAGAAGCTAAAGAAGGAGATTTTGCCAGCTGCAAAATGCTAGGTATAGAAATACCTAGTTTCACTCATTGGGTTTAATAACTTCAGTATGCAAAGAAAAGACTTTTAATTACCTATTCTCTGAACTTCAAAAATGCATTTACCACACTGTTTCCTCATTGGATGTTCCTGATGGAACAGTTTGTTCTTTGGAAATGGCCCAAATAACTACATTTGACTTTGCAAGGGCATTCATTTTGAAAGGATTCCTGAGGCCTCATTCTGCCTTCGTGTCAAGGCTATCTTAAACAATTTCACTAATTTGATTCGGATTAATTTAGTACATAATACTAAATGCCAGTCTTAATCTTGAAAGTACCAGTACCTTTGGCTATGTTGGGAGTTACTGTAGTGTTTCTGATGTCTGGAGTGGAGGTGGTTTTGGCCGTCTGCAGGGAGAAGTCGTTGTTACTTTGAGGTGGTGATGCTTGAGTAAACTTTGAACCACGATCTTgaaaagagatttttaaaaagttaGCTTTTTATGCCTCCGTAATCTCCATATAAACTAAATAACAAAACTTTGTCACAAGACAAAAGTTACAAAAGGTCTAAATACTGCAATATGTCAAACTAAATACCCATACAAATCCAAATTTGCAGGCTTTTAGGGTTGAAGGTGAAACACTAGTGAGTATTCATCCTCTCAAGGATATTGTGaaggatattgagaagcagcgtggctcagtggaaagagcaaggctttggggtcagagatcatgagttcgaattccggctctgccacttgtcagctgtgtgactgtgggcaagtcacttaacttctctgtgcctcagttacctcatctgtaaaatggggattaagactgtgagtcccacgtgggacaacctgattcccctgtgtctaccccagcgcttagaacagtgctctgcacatagtaagcgcttaacaaataccaacattattgtggaggttaaaaaaaaaaaactgctatgAATCCATTTTTATCCTCAAAGTCCCAATGCTTTTGGCCATCGTAGTGTTTCTGGTGACAGAAGAAGTGGTTTTAGCAGTGTGTACGGAGAAAACATTGCTGCTCAAAGGAGGCAGTAGTTGGGTGACTTTTGGAGCCTGACCTTGAGGATTATAAAAGGGTTTACTTATTTTGCCTATGTAAATTCAAATGTAACTAAGTAAACCACTTTAGAACAGCATCCACTGTACAACCACCAGGGAGCAAACTTACCTAGCAGAATAAATACCATACGCTCAAATGCCTTCAGAGTTAGATAGAAATTGCCTAGGTCAACCTCCCAGTATACAACGGAAGGGGGAATTACATATATGTGGTCTTCACGCTATAGAGTCCATTAACTTAAGAGCAAAGCATTCATTCTCATCTTTAAATGCCTTGTGTAACTCACATATTGAAAAGCCCTTTTATCTTAAAAGTCCACAACTGCATTTGTTCTTGGAGTAACCCCTACTTAGCATTGAGACGTAGGTACTTAGTGCACTTTCtctctgaatgaatgatctcattAGAAGTTTGATATCTCTGTTTAATGGAAGAGGTGAAAAATacagtctcccccatctagacttagcacgtagtaagtgcttaaattccattattatcattattattattagactgtaagctccttgtgggcaggaaacatggctaccaactctgttatactatactctcccaagcagttagtacagtgctctgcacacagtaagcgttcaataaataccattttttgtcgGTTTTCAATTTGTGTCAACATCCACAGCAAGAAAACACATACCTAGGAGAGGAGAAGGTAggtgggtgatgaagatacaaaAGATGATCAGAGTAGTTAGTaagatatcaagtgcttattaggtggaaggtgctgaggtaaatataaaatCATCAGTACCTTTGGCTACGTTGGGAGTTACTGTAGTGTTTCTGATGATTAGAATGGGGGTGGTTTTAGTCGTCTGCAGGGAAAAGTCATTGCTATTCTGAGGTGGTGATGGTTGGGTAAATTTTGGAGCACGACCTTGAAAAGAGATTTTTAAATAGTTAACTTCTTTTGCTGACATTCTCTCAATTTGAAACTACAAAATATTTGAAATGAAATTAAttttccacacagggctcgcaatctaTGAGTTGGGGAATGCAGGCATGTtctccccatttgatagatgaggaaactaaggcagacaGCAGTTAGGGGACTTTTTCTTAAGATAATACTCGTTTGACAGTAGGTAGCAATTCATGTCAGTAATGCTGATGGGTCATAAGATAGAATCTGTAGACTTACCTTTAGGAATAAATTGGCATCCTAGTAATTCCACTTTCATTGCAATTTTCTGGTGCCACTGTACAGGGTTAACTCTGACAAAACGTGCAATAATGGGTGGGATAAAATTATTGCGAACATCCTGGTGATAGTCCGTGTTTCCTTGAAATatctagaaaagaaaaaaatggcattttacaTCTGGAGTACTCACATGATTTAACTTATTAAAATTTTCTACATCCAATGTTTTTATTTTGTCTGAATACTCTTAATGAAATCTAATACCAAAGAGTGTCAAAGTTCAATCATAAGGAAAATTATCAAAAACCTGACAATTTATGAATTTCAACAGTTGTACAATAATAGAATGTTGAACAGGAATAACTTCAAATGTTTCAGCAAACTAATATAATTTGGGAAGATGACCCCAATTACGCTATTTGGAGGAAGACTGGGTTAGGTACTTTATATCTAAATAGCTGTAGAATTTCTAATTCAATACAAGCACTTTATATCTACAAGTCTTAGGGGAAATTGATTTGAGGGCCATGACCAGCGTTTGTCTCCACCTACAGGACAACATAAAACAAGGCAACATTTATATGATCATCCATCACTAACCCACTAAATTCCTAGAGAAAATAGAAGATTAATTTAGGGGTGCCAAATTTTCATGCTGAGGATGTAGGCAAACTTGGGGAAATAACATTTCCAGCCATTCACCCTTGAAACATAGAAGTCAGCAAGGGGAATGTTTCTTAAtagactcattattattattaataacagtattcatattatatttgttaaatgcttactatatatgtcaagcattgttttaagttctggggtagatacaagttaatcaggatgaacacagtctctgttccacatggggctcatggtctaaataggagggagtaggatttaaaccccatttcacagatgaggaaactgaagcacagagaagttaagtgacttgcccaaggtcacacagcaagcaattgacagaaccaGGAatacaacccacatcctctgactctgaggcccctgCTTTTGccataggcaatgctgcttttcatattcTGCAAGGTTCAAATGTTTGTTTTCCAAATTATTTTAGTGGTTCCATTTGGACTAGTTGGCAAAtaggatacttttttttttggtttaaaagAGTTTTGGGATTTCTATTTAACCTTCAAAATTGATATGAAAAGTGAATTTATATTACCAAAATTTCTAAGTTCATTTAAATTTATATATTCCAGATTCATATGCAACAACTTTAAGGTTAATGCTTCTtcagtactattactacttacTACTTTAGACTTGAAAATGATGCTAAGGGTGAATGAATATCGACTCCGTAGCTACCTGATGGCACAAAGACCACAGTAAGATTGCCCTTGCTTAATCAGTCTTTAGTATCATTCAGAACAAATCAATACCCAAATCTTGGTTTTAAAGTAAGAGCTATTTGGGGTAGGGAGAAGAATGATTAAACACTTGCATGAGAAAAAAGGAAGACTGACCATAGGTATCGGTTACCCAAGGAGACACCCAACTCTTACAGcgtgaaggagggggaaaaaaatgactgtTTTAATAACGACCAAACTTTAGAAATCCATGCCAAACTACACATCTTGCCTATTAACTGTGGAAACACTGACAATTCACCACAGAGGTGCACAtgacctggtgaaaagagcccCTAAGCATGGAagtcataggacttgggttctaatcctggctgtcatCTGCCTGTGTAAcactgggccagtcatttcacttcttggtgcctcgtacaatggggatttaatacctgaccTCCCTTCACCTTAGTCCATATGTGACAGGGAACATATTCAATCTGACTGTAttgactccaccccagcgcttagtatagtgcttggtacatactaagtgctttaaaaccacaaattattattatgagtgcacTACATTAACCTAAATCAATCATAACAGAATTAGAATGAATTTGCAAATTAAGGTAAGTCTCTTCTGGTAGTGAAACTATGAAAATCTCAACAAAATCTAAAAATATTCAtttctcttggagtagatgtgcaaccttaattttaaaaaatagattaAATTGGTTTAAGCTATAAAATACCAAACCCCTAGTTATAAAACTTTTAAGCTTTACTGATACCATGTTTTTACTGaaggattctttaaaaaaaaaagtcttattaTCCATCTCTTTGAATATTTCTTTAAAATTGAAAGAGATAACTGTTTTTGGATATCATTGGAATAGTTTGAACATGGCTGATATCAAAAGATTTAAAATTCTATTTGCCCTGAATCCAAGCAAAGCATTTTGTAAGCTTTAGGTTTTCATACCTCATTGtacgcagggaatgtgactaccaactctgttatattgtactcttccaatcgcttagtacagtgctctgcacccagtgggtgctcaataaatacaatagtttGATCGATATCCTATAAAAATTAAGCCCATCACAGGCAGGAAATCTTGATCTATTAGCTGACTTCATAAGATGATCTATGTGCTAATGGAAGACTACCAAGTTCAACTGAAGATTTATTTTATGAAAAGTACAAATATCAAAGTAACAGTAATATTTAACTGTAaagtgcctcaattacttcaaggGTAATAATCgggattttttttctaaagatTATCCAATGTTAAGCTCCTTTAATATCCAGTGGTTCCTTCATGAGTTTCATAAGAGACAACATAAAATTCAAAAAACCacacaaaaattatttttaaaaaacaaaacagaaaccatTAATTAGAAAAATGACTAATATTACTGACAGAGAAAAAATGATTTAGTGCTGCTTATAATTTTCAAAGTGGactgtattttcctttttttaaaactgtGACAAACTTGCACTTTCCTCTTCCCATTTGGAGATCCTGAAAATGGCAGGAGTGTGTGGAGAAGGGGAATGAGAATGGGGCTTCCACTGAATTCTGATACAACCACTTAAACATTTCAGAATAAGGTGGAACTAAAGTCAGTAAGTACTAAGCCAGTATTTCACTCTCAATACAGGTCACAAGCATTTAAAGTTAGCAAGAGTGGCTCTGGGAAGTTTAATTAGGGGCTGTTCCAACTGtaaaacatctctctctctctctttctctctctctctaaatgtatatatgtattgtaatatatatatatatatatatatatatatatatatatatatataaattgtaATATTTCATGAAATTGCCATCAAAAATTCAGAATTGACATCAGTCTTTGCTGGAATAACCACGTGATTAAGATTTGATCTACCATAACCAGAAGAGGGCAGTGTATGACAACAATACTACCGTTTTCAtgctctgtaaatcattttaaaaacagAACTACACACATTTTTATCTCTCTTAAATTATTTTATTGCAGAATTACCAttcataaatgaaaataaattggtCCCAGTAAgaaaaatgccatttgaaaaatcTCATGCCTTGTCATATGGTCCACATCTGAAAACTGCATAAGCTTGCAAATAGATATCTGAAGAAGTAGTAGTTTTACCTTATCCTGCTCAACACCAGGTTCTCTGTATACTGTCCATTTCTGTGCATCATCACTATAAAGAATTCTATAGGCAGACACATAGTAGTTGTGCTCTACCTTGGTGGATCCAGTAGTTATAATGCCTGTGAACATGAAGGTTTCCTTACATAAATGCCCAAATTCCTCTTATTGTAGTCAAGTTGCAAAGGATTGATATGCAGCCTTCTTGTCATTTTTCTAAGCTTTGATAAGAATCATATATAATCACATCCAAGAAAGGGGTGAGTAGGGAAGAGTATGAATTGAAAATAGTATTGTAGTCTTGGCCTTTCTTCCCTGAGAGCTAGAATTATATTTTGGTTTTGAGAAAGAGCGAATGCTCTGAAGACAAAGATTTCATTTTAAGATGTTAGTTTCAATATACCATTGAACTATATGTCAAGGATTGTGCCAGAATTACTATCTGTAAATGAACACTGGATATCTAAGGGACCATGGAATCAATGGGTTTGagtttgaaaaatgaaatgataaaaacaatccATTTCTGTTAATCAAGTTTGCTTGAATCAACACCAAAAAAGTTATTCTACAAGCCAAAGAAACTGTCCTGAAATTTTATACCCCACAGTCCATTCTTTTAAAATTAACTCATGAGCTCAGTATTCTTCAAGTCTGAGGACCCAGGAAGAACAGCTTCTTACCAAGGTTTTAAAGTTACtattacttaaaaaaaaccacccaaaacagGATACTGAAAATAGCTTTACCTTTCTTCACAAAACTACCACCTGAAATTTAGTGCACCAACCTAAGAAAGTTTAATTATAAGAGCAGATGTTCCAGTTTTATAAGGAAGCTTATGAGGGGCTTCGCAAGAGTGGCCTTCAAATATATCTTGGAATCTGCGCTCAATTTAAATGCTTTGGAAAGCCAGTTACCtgttattttcttttccttattCAAATCAATCTGTAGCCACTGATATTCATCAGTGGCCAAAGCAGCCCATGGAGGTCCGGATCTTTTCAGTCTGGCTCTTTCAGGCTTCCAATTGTGCTCATGGCCCATACTGTCAGTCCACTCCAATACTGAAGATGCAGTTATCTGAGAATCAGGGATGACGCCAGATTCCATTCCTAGGGTTCCGTAACAACCTGGACCATATGAGAAATGATCAGATCCAAGTGAAAAACTGAAACTGACAGCTGAATGAGCTGGTACTCAATCTTCTACTGTCAAAGTGGTTGATGGTGGTTATTTCCCCTTGGGAAATAGTGATTTCAGGATACCCTGCAGGCCCTCTCTGGGTGGATCTTGGACTGGAAATACCTTCCTCCCTGACTGGAGTTGCAGTGTTGGGAAGGGACACCTAGTGTTTCCAATACTGAGAGGAGATGGCGTGAGGTAAAGAACAGTGAGGGGGGTTAgaggaagatcaatcaatcagtcaatcttattgagtgcttactgtgtgcagagcacagtattaagcacttggaagagtacaatataacagagttggtagacacgttccctgcccacaacaagctgactaaaagtctagagggggagacagacaataacataagtaatatacagatatgtacataagtgctgtggggcagaaagagaggtgaataaagggtgcaaatccatgtgcaagggtgacagaaggggaAGAGTTCTGAAAGGCAAACAGTGAGAAGGAACAGTAGAGGAGAGTAAGAAAATAACAGTGTTGGGGGAAGTGGAAGTATCGtacaaaagagagggagggaaagggagacaagcaacagagtatggaaaaaaaaaacccacgggGGATAAGGAGGACAGACAAAAAGAAGAGGTGAAAAAGAACATccagagaagaaaaagggagaaagggagacagggaaaagaaaaaacccagaaaaaaaaattaaaacattgtgtatatatatatgtatatatgagtcAAAGATCAGTTTCTGGAATTCCTGATCAACAAAGAATATGCTACAGTTTCTCCtgaaatttttaatttaaaatcaGTTTTACTAAATTAATTTAAAGCATTTACCACCAAACATCAGCAGCTACAGAGCTAGCAAAAGCCTCACCTCTGGTTTTAAATGTAAACAGACTGGCAGACAAATGTCCCCTGTAGAAAACAAAGAGAAAAGTTTTAAGATGACAATCACTTGATAGATTTATGTTTGCCTTCAACAACAAAAACTTATTCCTTCCATTTCTTTAATTATAGAGGTACAGTCCTATAAATATGGCATTGGATGCcaatgatattaaaaaaaaaaagatttcctctGTCATCAGTGAAGTGAAAAAAATCTTGCTCTACATCAAAACCTGTCACATTATCAAACTAgacaaaaaggaaatggaaaataaaactaAACCAAACATGCTTGAGAGTTCTGTGCTAGATTTGGAAAGATAACCCTTTTCCCTTCACTCAGCCACCACCAAATAATACAGTATTGGGATAGACTTATTCTTTGAAGAGGTACTGCCTTAAACtattttcatctaccccagatATGAGAGCTAAAAAATGTAAAACAAAGAGACAGCAAATGTACTTACACTAGGGAGGTGACGTTGTTGGCCAGAGAACTTTCATAGTATGGAATACCTTTGCTGATTACAACACTGATTTGGCCACCCAAAATATTTGACACCACTCCTGCATGCACACCAGCCATGCACAGCGAAGATGacttggggagggaaaaaaacattAAGTTTTCTGTTCTCTAGGCTACTTTTGGGTTACAAGCAAAACATCTATTCTTCCCCACTTAATGTTTCTTTAAACATTAATATTTAGCCTGAAGTTAGTCTTAAGGGTCCATTTGGCTAAATAAGTTATTTGAAAGGAAAAATGCATGCAGAAAAAATCACCACACAAACACAGGAGAAAACCTTGTTTTTACTTTGTAGAAGTGTGAAATCATTAAACTCAAAATTCTATTTCCTTAAAGGAACCAGAAATTAGACTGGTGAAAAGATAATGAAAATTGTTCTAATGGTTGATCTCAATCAGCATCATTACCAAATAAGAAGAGAAAAGCTATTTAATCAGAGAACCATAGAAAGAAGACAGCCTAAGAATTAACATGCAAGAAGGTTCACTGTTTACATCGCCAATTCAAAAAATATAAGAACCACAAGAGAGGTGATTTATGTTTTAAAG
This region of Ornithorhynchus anatinus isolate Pmale09 chromosome 17, mOrnAna1.pri.v4, whole genome shotgun sequence genomic DNA includes:
- the DCBLD2 gene encoding discoidin, CUB and LCCL domain-containing protein 2 isoform X3: MIWCATYLWRAPVSDLITCLDTATLFKEPEYSKYCPAGCLIPFAEVSGTIPHGYRDSSSLCMAGVHAGVVSNILGGQISVVISKGIPYYESSLANNVTSLVGHLSASLFTFKTRGCYGTLGMESGVIPDSQITASSVLEWTDSMGHEHNWKPERARLKRSGPPWAALATDEYQWLQIDLNKEKKITGIITTGSTKVEHNYYVSAYRILYSDDAQKWTVYREPGVEQDKIFQGNTDYHQDVRNNFIPPIIARFVRVNPVQWHQKIAMKVELLGCQFIPKGRAPKFTQPSPPQNSNDFSLQTTKTTPILIIRNTTVTPNVAKDRGSKFTQASPPQSNNDFSLQTAKTTSTPDIRNTTVTPNIAKDVALAAVLVPVLVMVLTTLILILVCAWHWRNRKKKTEGTYDLPYWDRAGWWEGMKRFLPAKSAEPEETPVRYSSSEANHSRPRKVTTILQTETAEYAQPLVGGIVGTLHQRSTFKPEEGKEAGYADLDPYNSPVQEVYHAYAEPLPLSGPEYATPIVMDMSSHPTASVSMAGTSTFKAAGNPGPPPLMGAYNQLLSRTDSCSSEHAQYDTPKGGKPGPGSPEEMLYQVPQCVPHFPGNKDDGAAPRREGEGDFFKEVL